AGACCCCCCTCTGGAGTTCTTTTTCTAGGGGGAGAAGATTTGGTGATCTTTGCGGTGCTCAACGGAAAGGCCGCGCTGGGGATGGTCTCCTTTGAGGCGGCGCGGCCCTATGCTTCCAGGCTTAAGGTGGTCAAGGTGGCCGGCCCGGCGGGCTGGCTCCTTCTCGTCCAAAGGGGCCTTTCTCCGGCCCTCAAAGACCGCCTCAAGAAGGCCTTCCTCTCCTATCCCGGGAAGGGGTTTGTTTTTTCAGAGCCGGGGGATTACCAGAGGTTTTTTTCCTTTAAAAAGTATCTACCTTAAAGGTTCCACGCAGAGTTTGAGGCCCTTTTGGGCCACGACCCGCACCGGAGTCCCGGGAGGGATAACCCTTTCGGCTTCGGCCCGCCAGATCTCTCCGGAAACGAATACTTCTCCTCCTTCAGGACCTACCTCCGTGAGGGTGCGCCCTTCTTGGCCGATGAGGCCCTCGGCCCCGGAGATGGGGCGGTGGCGCAGGGCCCGGGCCGCTAGATAAGTTACGGTGAGGAAAAAGGCGCTCACCACGGCCACTACGGGAAGGAGAAATCCGTAGGAAAGACGCAGGCCCGAAGGATTTCTTCCAAAGAGCATGAGAGAGCCCAAAAGGAGACACACGGTGGCCGCCAGGGCCAGGAGCCCGTAACTGGTGATTTTGATTTCCAGAAAATAAAGGAGCCCTGCAAGGAGGATCAGGAGAAGTCCAGCATAGTTTACCGGAAGGATCTGCAGGGCAAAAAGCCCCAGGACCAGACAGACCGCTCCCAGGACCCCGGGGAAGACGGCCCCGGGATGGGAGAGCTCGAAATAAAGACCGGCCAGCCCCAGCATGAGAAGGAAATAGGCCACCTGGGGATGGGCCAGAAGCCTCAATATCCGGGTCTTAAGATCTTCCCGAAAGGGAAGGAGAACCGCCCCCCGAGTTTGTAAGACCACTTCGCCCTGGGCCAGGCGGACTTTGCGGCCGTGCAATTTCTGCAAGAGTTCCGTGGAATCCCGGGCCAGAATTTCGATTACCCGTTGCTTCAAGGCCTCTTCCGCGGTGAGGCTCTGGCTTTCCCGCACGGCCCTTTCGGCAAATTTTTCGTTGCGTCCCCGCAGGTGGGCCAGACTCCGGGCCCAGGCCACCAGATCGTTTTCGATCTTCTGGAGGGTCTTCTTGTCTATCTTTTGCCCAGTGAGGGTTACCGGATGGGCCGCGCCCAGGTGGGTTCCCGGGGCCATGGCCGCTATGTGGGAGGCCAGGACGATAAAAGTCCCCGCTGAGGCCGCCCGGGCCCCGGGTGGGGCCACATAGACCACTACCGGGATCTCCGAAGAAAGCACGGCCTTGACGATCTTGCGGGTGGATTCCACCAGGCCCCCGGGGGTGTCGATCTCCCAGATTACCGCCTGACAGCCCTTTTTGCGGGCCTCTTCCAGACTGGCAAGAAGAAAATTGGCCGAAACCGGGGTAATGGCGTCGTCAAGCGTCACCCAGAGAAGGGGTGGCGGAGCAGCGTGGACCGGCCCCAAAAGCCCGAGAAAGAAAAAAAAGAGAAGGAGTCTTTTCACGGGCCGCCTCCGGAAAGGAGTTTTCTAAAGAGCTGGAGATCCTCCCAGGCCGCCCTTTTGGCCGCAGGATTCCGCAGAAGATAGGCCGGGTGATAGGAGACCACCACCTGAAGGCCATCTATCCGGTGGGGTCTTCCCCGAAGTTTGGAAAGAGGGCCCTCTTCGAGGAGAAGGCTCCGGGCGGCTACGGCCCCGAGGGCCAGAATCACCTTAGGCTTTACCAGCCGGATCTGGCGGGCCAGGTAGGGACGGCAGGCCCGAAGTTCTTCGCTCTCGGGAGTGCGATTTCCCGGAGGCCGGCACTTGACCACATTGGTGATATAGACCTGCGTTCTTTCAAGGCCTATGGCCTGAAGCATTTTCTGAAGGAGCCTTCCGGCCTGGCCCACAAAGGGACGGCCCTCCAGATCTTCTTCCCGCCCCGGGGCCTCTCCCACGATCATAATCTCCGAGGGGCAGGGGCCTTCCCCCGGAACGGCCTGAGTGCGGGTGCGGTGAAGAGGACACTTGCGACAGCGCCGGATCTCGGCCTCCAATTCCGGGAGAGTGCTGGGAACCAACGGGTCAAGGTCTAGAAAGCTCTTGATTTCCGGATAAGCAGGCACAGCTTCTACTCCCAGGGCCTCCAGGTACTCTAGATAAGAGCCCAAAAGTCGAATAAACTCCTTCACGTCTTCAAGTTTAGTCCTGGCCGAAAGGGATTGTAAAGCCAAGTCTTTTGAGGTAGGTATGGCCTAACTTGAGAACGATATTCCGAAAAGGAGGAAAGGATGGCCCCGGAGAAGATTACCTTAAATCCCGATGGGACTCTTGAGGTGCCCGATGAGCCCATTATTCCTTACATTGAAGGTGACGGCATCGGAGTGGACATTACTCCGGTGATGAAAAAGGTGCTGGATGCCGCGGTGGAGAAGGCCTATGGCGGAAGGCGCCGTATTCACTGGAAGGAGGTCCTGGCCGGGGAGAAGGCTAAAGAGGCCACCGGTTCTTATCTTCCGGAGGAGACCCTCCAGGCCATCCGGGAGCATGTGGTAGCCATTAAAGGACCGCTGACCACCCCCGTAGGAGGAGGTATCCGTAGCCTCAATGTCACCATACGCCAGGTGCTTGATCTTTACGCCTGCGTGCGGCCGGTACGCTGGGTCCCCGGGACCCCGAGTCCGGTAAAGCATCCGGAACTGGTGGACATGGTGGTCTTTCGGGAAAACACCGAGGACGTCTATGCGGGTATTGAATGGGAATCGGGCTCTCCGGAGGCCCGTCGTCTCATCGAATTCGTTCGGGAAGAACTGGGAAAAGAGATCCG
This portion of the Thermosulfurimonas marina genome encodes:
- a CDS encoding NfeD family protein, translated to MKRLLLFFFFLGLLGPVHAAPPPLLWVTLDDAITPVSANFLLASLEEARKKGCQAVIWEIDTPGGLVESTRKIVKAVLSSEIPVVVYVAPPGARAASAGTFIVLASHIAAMAPGTHLGAAHPVTLTGQKIDKKTLQKIENDLVAWARSLAHLRGRNEKFAERAVRESQSLTAEEALKQRVIEILARDSTELLQKLHGRKVRLAQGEVVLQTRGAVLLPFREDLKTRILRLLAHPQVAYFLLMLGLAGLYFELSHPGAVFPGVLGAVCLVLGLFALQILPVNYAGLLLILLAGLLYFLEIKITSYGLLALAATVCLLLGSLMLFGRNPSGLRLSYGFLLPVVAVVSAFFLTVTYLAARALRHRPISGAEGLIGQEGRTLTEVGPEGGEVFVSGEIWRAEAERVIPPGTPVRVVAQKGLKLCVEPLR
- a CDS encoding uracil-DNA glycosylase; amino-acid sequence: MALQSLSARTKLEDVKEFIRLLGSYLEYLEALGVEAVPAYPEIKSFLDLDPLVPSTLPELEAEIRRCRKCPLHRTRTQAVPGEGPCPSEIMIVGEAPGREEDLEGRPFVGQAGRLLQKMLQAIGLERTQVYITNVVKCRPPGNRTPESEELRACRPYLARQIRLVKPKVILALGAVAARSLLLEEGPLSKLRGRPHRIDGLQVVVSYHPAYLLRNPAAKRAAWEDLQLFRKLLSGGGP